In the genome of Triticum urartu cultivar G1812 chromosome 5, Tu2.1, whole genome shotgun sequence, one region contains:
- the LOC125507965 gene encoding kinesin-like protein KIN-12F: MVRDLGAARRTPARASASEAGNDENAQGDGSAPALVGGSAESDAGASRPPLLAIQPQASGLKRKPESPAPTPSKLPFRTPEKAAARSRFGWAPPRAEELPPRMGATTMTTPRAHRGKAVPAVSSEGGSTHSTPTKSVSKPAYSVGLSGPRPVTSGGARGPGSGLGCSMAARGAPVSSGPATVVSSVEVPQFELREDPSFWMDNNVQVVIRVRPLNNSEKTVHGYNRCLKQESAQTITWIGQPETRFTFDHVACEGVNQEVLFRVAGLPMVENCMAGYNSCVFAYGQTGSGKTYTMLGEISDLEVRPSPERGMTPRIFEFLFARIRAEEESRRDEKLKYNCKCSFLEIYNEQITDLLDPSSTNLALREDIRNGVYVENLTELEVGCVNDIIKLLMQGSMNRKVAATNMNRESSRSHSVFTCIIESTWEKDSTTNLRFARLNLVDLAGSERQRTSGAEGERLKEAANINKSLSTLGLVIMSLVDLTNGKQRHVPYRDSRLTFLLQDSLGGNSKTMIIANVSPSLCSGNETLSTLKFAQRARLIQNNAVVNEDASGDVLALQHQIRLLKEELAVLKRHHVTRSLPFSTDICGRSGGDVDDGSDHMSVDEENNSDAQSIKSLEDLKISNKQMRSLEETLAGALRRESMAESTIKQLEAEIEQLNRLVSQREEDTRCAKMTLKFREDKINRMEALVHNKLPAESYLLEDNKTLSREIELLRAKVDKNPEVTRFALENIRLSSQLKRYQQFCNEGEREVLLDEVSNIRNQVVQMLEGRMLTEQQNKLSSKFEDTEHRSSLASEPGTLPKELKRACQELETCRSELQGCLESNKKLTREIADLQKELSTIKMTKREECHFEYCSNARAKMEDCCDEAFMDNTEDILNLQLELDILKTILAEERTVRGEVEERTNTLSDELKEANLRILQAYKQSDAIESELNDARSVIEALESQQILLINELDELKKNNQKSFEILKKRGREISRLNTEIDNHRRQGLVASGEPKMQLLKCIENEDSPLQRKLKRMQASLEKANDLNTRYQRDQASDSSAEQEMDEVRRQVEVETTEVIMCLQEELMSLQQQLDASNKNELLAKQSLDELQLERKELNDRLFEVMKENESLSELTKEKEKKIQLLTSGWESLQEDLIALQQQLDASNKNELLAKQSLAELQLERKQLNDRLLEVMEENERFAELIEGKEKKIQLLTNDWESLREELSSLQQQLDASNKYELSAKQSLDELQLERKELNDRLLEVMKENGSFSQLIEEKENKIQLLTNDWESLQEEFLSLQQQFDASNKNELLANQSLDELQQERKQLNDRLLQVMKENESFSALTEEKEKEIQLLTHDWDRLAADIGSFLVEGNASLDEASDQVAFISESFSQRRWVEDQVQKMCQGISGREKLLEELQSRLKEADDIKCDLDLKLRSLRGAMEAINEMHQHERNDQEKAIALLRSQVSEQGQVNQRLELLLDESIRTFVQKEVLEQSYESSLRGMVEEIHQLKTQLDQSKIHIAHSLSQIKDKEQTFEKLKNEENTILLRMLSDVLKAKGIIHEFGVGFNTLESSFSVDPEEVVCQNSDLNLEDRDELKTFGALEAGEQCNADALCQLSKEMESAVYKLQTLQSQMAKLLQEKENVKGCLLQSRRTVQDLNSEVLQLKSQMIDQQTRYEARVEELEIKMQGKDNDAATSLVSWHKEIEALEAELSETKVLAQQKSFEAFTLIAKFQDAQATIADADSTVKALVEANENAKLQAEKYKQKESSYIVEKNDLLNEVSSLKMMLDVKGQYYLDMENKFESSLLEANEVALELEDGIRCLKNLLSENLEFVSSDVKWMKSKLWQFTELARTWLEENWLEIIGKDCAVSVLHLCHMGILLERITGLHAENGFLQRGICESNSLISTLRQHNDKAKNELEMCSVLKGKLLLDINHSFGRVAKKEQEATELSSRLDSFGKKILHLQAQEEAMLARSDFIYNELSVLTKEIDATNRSSLAAESKEKEELHNQLDEALFLNGMLKDTMLEVLSLPEVNSAIPAKDMKGCNEYELCSWFVNCHHDSIMINAIASDIEFIVLASEVEQEKIQLQTQNLMFTEVLEGLKTEATLWKVDQDLGSLAIYALHEENSNTRIDLENLKRNKDEVMESLLATREENSKLRYVVDSLESNIKSLQTDLDGKAKALMELQCSHAALCKELELKAEVTELGISRENALRSENDLLKHEKLDILCKDQRMFHLVSNIDMEKLSFSFQAYLDQINTEVQKHIDEQLTTVMKFSNDLNLVQLSVEELSTHNSFLQSELARKDELAKGLSFDLSLLQESASVAKDQADQLIELTEAITSLEHEVASKSHDLDNLVSGSQLLEAQVMKSNEKILVLEEQLASTVGELNAVSMENTELRSQLNHIEQIGYSMKEELAHKSNATERMEEELIELRNLLDERNSFLQNLQNNFSKLSDEKQYCDSQVLLLREKLEMAQAVAEESEAIATEARQIADERKTYAEEKDEEVKLLERSIEELESTIFALENQVGNIKDEAERQRIQREELEVELQRVRHQMSSVPSSGKLKSFGEDGMVDSTDSFRHPREIHTELLSAQESIKMLQKEVAEKESEIAQCKSHISELNLHAEAAAREYKQKFIELEAMAHQVNTDNPSTNACSMRPEKISLKPRGSGSPFKCIGLGFVQQVNSEKDEELTAAKQRIVELEGIAASRQREIFMLNAKLATTESMTHDVIRDMLGVKMNMTTWATLVDKQQKMSTKESVAYQTEESKESNELMKLKQQLDEFIEERQSWIDEINQRQSELGAARITVEQLRQKEHFMVAEVDLLKAENANYKTIISNLEDEVKKLTRQQNLQLRINHHVKTKEENILLKKQNEELSAKLQQLGAIVTRTKEKLARYMVSDGKDPHQQIEEEELLRKKLEESEQDRSKLAENLSSLCTSVLKVAGVRNHESETSLLKAMEALNQLQCCISSLESEVEDLRIKCKLLHEKARLNSLRSDSSSMSSGANESSRSPSLCRSPSISSFR; encoded by the exons ATGGTGCGGGATCTCGGCGCCGCCCGCCGCACCCCGGCGAGGGCCTCCGCCTCGGAGGCCGGCAACGACGAGAACGCGCAGGGCGACGGCTCGGCCCCAGCGCTCGTCGGTGGCTCTGCGGAGTCCGACGCGGGGGCGTCCCGACCCCCTCTCCTCGCCATCCAGCCGCAGGCGTCGGGGCTGAAGCGGAAGCCGGAGTCGCCGGCGCCCACGCCCTCCAAGCTCCCGTTCCGGACCCCCGAGAAGGCCGCCGCGCGGAGCCGGTTCGGGTGGGCCCCGCCCCGCGCCGAGGAGCTGCCGCCGCGGATGGGCGCGACCACGATGACCACTCCCCGTGCGCATCGCGGTAAGGCCGTGCCGGCGGTCTCCTCCGAGGGCGGGTCCACGCACAGCACGCCCACGAAGAGCGTGTCAAAGCCGGCTTACAGTGTGGGGCTGAGCGGGCCGAGGCCGGTGACGAGCGGTGGTGCCCGGGGCCCAGGATCGGGGTTGGGGTGCTCAATGGCAGCCAGGGGTGCGCCCGTGTCGTCTGGGCCAGCCACGGTGGTGAGTTCTGTGGAGGTGCCCCAGTTCGAACTACGGGAAGATCCCTCCTTCTGGATGGACAATAACGTGCAG GTTGTTATCCGTGTCCGCCCTCTAAATAACTCGGAGAAAACTGTGCATGGTTATAATCGGTGTTTGAAACAAGAAAGTGCCCAGACTATCACATGGATTGGTCAGCCAGAAACCCGTTTTACATTTGACCATGTTGCCTGTGAAGGAGTGAACCAG GAAGTACTTTTCCGTGTTGCTGGCTTACCAATGGTTGAGAACTGTATGGCTGGATACAACAGCTGTGTCTTTGCATATGGGCAG ACTGGAAGTGGAAAGACATACACGATGCTTGGCGAAATTAGTGATCTGGAAGTGAGGCCTAGTCCAGAACGTGGAATGACACCACGCATTTTCGAGTTCCTGTTTGCGAGAATTAGAGCG GAGGAAGAGAGCAGGAGGGACGAAAAGCTCAAGTACAACTGCAAGTGTTCTTTTCTTGAGATTTACAATGAACAAATTACAGATCTTCTTGACCCTTCGTCCACAAATCTTGCA CTCCGAGAAGATATAAGGAATGGAGTATACGTAGAAAATCTGACTGAACTTGAAGTTGGCTGTGTCAATGATATCATTAAACTTTTGATGCAG GGCTCCATGAATAGGAAAGTGGCTGCTACAAATATGAACCGTGAGAGTAGCCGCTCCCACAGTGTGTTCACGTGTATTATCGAGAGTACGTGGGAGAAAGATTCTACAACTAACTTACGGTTTGCAAGACTGAACCTAGTTGATCTTGCTGGGTCAGAAAG GCAGAGAACATCCGGTGCTGAAGGTGAGCGGCTGAAGGAAGCTGCTAATATTAACAAATCGTTATCAACACTGGG TCTTGTGATAATGAGTCTAGTTGATCTTACAAACGGGAAGCAAAGGCATGTTCCTTATAGAGACTCAAGATTAACGTTTCTTCTCCAG GATTCTCTTGGTGGAAACTCCAAGACCATGATCATCGCAAATGTCAGCCCTTCATTGTG TTCTGGCAATGAAACACTCAGTACCCTCAAGTTTGCTCAGCGTGCAAGGCTCATTCAAAACAAT GCTGTTGTGAATGAAGACGCTTCAGGAGATGTTCTAGCTTTGCAGCATCAAATTCGTCTCCTAAAG GAGGAGCTAGCTGTCCTCAAGCGTCACCATGTCACTAGATCTTTACCATTCAGTACTGATATTTGCGGAAGATCTGGAGGTGATGTTGATGATGGCAGTGATCACATGAGTGTGGATGAGGAAAATAACAGTGACGCCCAAAGCATAAAGTCTTTGGAAGATTTAAAAATTTCAAATAAGCAG ATGAGATCACTGGAAGAAACACTAGCAGGAGCTTTGAGAAGAGAATCAATGGCAGAGTCCACTATAAAGCAACTTGAAGCTGAAATTGAGCAGTTGAACCGATTG GTTTCTCAACGAGAGGAGGATACAAGGTGTGCTAAGATGACGTTGAAATTTCGAGAAGATAAGATTAACAGGATGGAGGCTCTTGTTCATAACAAATTGCCAGCAGAATCATATCTACTTGAAGACAACAAAACTTTGTCACGAGAAATAGAGTTGCTTCGTGCAAAAGTGGATAAAAATCCAGAAGTAACCCGTTTTGCACTAGAAAATATCCGTTTATCAAGCCAACTCAAGAG GTATCAGCAGTTCTGTAACGAAGGGGAGAGGGAGGTTCTGTTGGATGAAGTTTCCAACATTCGTAATCAG GTCGTGCAAATGCTTGAGGGGAGGATGTTAACTGAGCAGCAAAATAAACTTTCATCCAAGTTTGAG GACACAGAACATCGCTCTAGTTTAGCAAGTGAGCCCGGAACTTTGCCTAAGGAG TTGAAAAGAGCTTGTCAAGAACTGGAAACCTGCAGGAGTGAGCTACAAGGTTGCTTGGAATCAAATAAAAAACTAACTAG GGAAATAGCTGATCTGCAAAAAGAATTGAGTACCATCAAAATGACAAAGAGGGAGGAATGCCATTTTGAG TATTGTTCCAATGCACGTGCAAAAATGGAAGATTGTTGTGATGAGGCTTTCATGGACAACACAGAAGATATATTAAACCTGCAGCTGGAGTTGGACATACTTAAAACAATTCTTGCAGAAGAGAGGACAGTCCGTGGAGAGGTCGAGGAAAGAACTAATACCTTAAGTGATGAGCTGAAAGAAGCAAATTTACGTATCCTTCAAGCTTACAAGCAGAGTGATGCCATAGAAAGCGAACTGAATGATGCAAGATCTGTTATTGAAGCTCTTGAGTCACAGCAGATTTTGTTGATAAATGAACTAGATGAGTTGAAAAAGAATAATCAGAAAAGCTTTGAGATTCTAAAAAAGAGAGGCAGAGAAATCTCAAGATTAAATACTGAGATTGACAACCACCGTAGACAGGGCCTGGTGGCTAGTGGAGAGCCCAAAATGCAACTTTTGAAGTGTATTGAAAATGAAGATTCACCTCTGCAGAGAAAGCTGAAAAGGATGCAAGCTTCACTTGAGAAGGCAAATGACTTAAATACAAGGTACCAAAGAGATCAGGCGTCTGATAGTTCTGCGGAGCAAGAAATGGATGAAGTCCGTAGACAGGTTGAAGTTGAAACAACTGAGGTGATTATGTGCTTACAAGAAGAGCTTATGTCGCTCCAACAACAGTTAGATGCTAGTAACAAAAATGAATTGTTGGCCAAACAAAGCCTAGATGAGCTTCAACTGGAAAGGAAAGAGTTGAATGACAGGCTATTTGAGGTGATGAAAGAGAATGAAAGCCTTTCTGAACTAACTaaggaaaaagaaaagaaaattcAGCTTTTGACCAGTGGCTGGGAGAGCTTACAAGAAGATCTCATAGCGCTCCAACAACAGTTGGATGCTAGTAACAAAAATGAGTTGTTGGCCAAACAAAGCTTAGCCGAGCTCCAACTGGAAAGGAAGCAGTTGAATGATAGGCTACTTGAGGTGATGGAAGAAAATGAAAGATTTGCTGAACTAATTGagggaaaagaaaagaaaattcAGCTGTTGACCAATGACTGGGAGAGCTTACGTGAAGAGCTTTCATCTCTCCAACAACAGCTAGATGCTAGTAACAAATATGAGTTATCGGCCAAACAAAGCCTGGATGAGCTTCAACTGGAAAGGAAAGAGTTGAATGACAGGCTACTTGAGGTGATGAAAGAGAATGGAAGCTTTTCTCAACTAATtgaggaaaaagaaaataaaattcagCTTTTGACCAATGACTGGGAGAGCTTACAAGAAGAGTTTCTATCGCTCCAACAACAGTTCGATGCTAGTAACAAGAATGAGTTGTTGGCCAACCAAAGCTTAGATGAGCTTCAACAGGAAAGGAAACAGTTGAATGATAGGCTACTTCAGGTGATGAAAGAGAATGAAAGTTTTTCTGCACTAACTgaggaaaaagaaaaggaaattcAGCTCCTGACCCATGACTGGGACAGATTAGCTGCTGACATTGGAAGCTTTCTCGTTGAGGGAAATGCTTCTCTTGATGAAGCTTCTGACCAGGTTGCCTTTATTTCGGAGTCCTTTTCTCAAAGAAGATGGGTTGAGGATCAAGTCCAGAAGATGTGTCAGGGTATATCTGGCAGAGAGAAGTTACTCGAAGAGCTCCAAAGCCGGTTGAAAGAGGCAGATGATATAAAATGCGACTTGGACCTGAAGTTAAGGTCCTTAAGAGGAGCAATGGAGGCAATAAATGAGATGCATCAACATGAAAGGAATGATCAAGAAAAAGCTATTGCTCTTTTAAGATCTCAAGTATCTGAACAAGGACAGGTGAACCAGAGACTAGAGCTTTTGTTGGATGAATCCATTAGAACATTTGTGCAGAAGGAGGTTCTTGAACAAAGCTATGAATCATCACTGAGGGGGATGGTAGAAGAGATTCATCAGCTCAAGACTCAATTAGACCAGTCAAAGATACACATAGCTCATTCGTTGAGTCAGATCAAGGACAAGGAGCAGACATTTGAGAAGCTAAAAAATGAAGAAAATACCATTCTGTTAAGAATGTTATCAGATGTTCTGAAGGCAAAGGGTATTATACATGAGTTTGGTGTTGGATTCAATACATTGGAGTCAAGCTTTTCTGTGGACCCTGAAGAAGTTGTTTGTCAAAATTCAGACTTGAATTTGGAGGATCGG GATGAACTTAAAACATTCGGAGCCCTTGAAGCTGGAGAGCAGTGCAATGCTGACGCCCTTTGCCAACTTAGTAAGGAGATGGAGTCTGCAGTTTATAAATTACAGACGCTGCAGTCTCAGATGGCCAAGCTTCTGCAAGAAAAGGAAAATGTGAAAGGATGCCTTCTCCAGAGTCGAAGAACTGTCCAAGATCTAAATTCTGAGGTCCTTCAATTGAAGTCACAGATGATTGATCAACAGACGCGCTATGAAGCGAGAGTGGAAGAACTGGAAATAAAGATGCAGGGAAAGGACAATGACGCTGCAACATCACTTGTTTCATGGCATAAAGAGATAGAG GCACTTGAAGCTGAGCTCTCAGAGACCAAAGTTCTTGCACAGCAGAAATCATTTGAGGCTTTTACTCTTATAGCCAAGTTTCAAGATGCGCAGGCAACTATAGCTGATGCAGACTCTACAGTCAAGGCACTGGTGGAAGCGAATGAAAATGCAAAACTCCAAGCAGAGAAGTACAAACAAAAGGAATCTTCTTATATTGTTGAAAAGAATGACTTGCTAAACGAGGTCAGTAGTTTGAAGATGATGCTGGATGTGAAGGGACAATATTACCTGGATATGGAAAATAAATTCGAATCAAGCCTGCTTGAAGCAAATGAGGTAGCTCTTGAACTGGAAGATGGCATCAGATGTCTGAAGAATTTGCTATCGGAGAACCTTGAGTTTGTTTCTTCAGATGTTAAATGGATGAAGTCAAAACTTTGGCAGTTCACAGAGTTGGCAAGAACTTGGTTGGAGGAGAACTGGTTAGAGATAATTGGAAAAGATTGTGCTGTGTCTGTGTTGCACCTCTGCCATATGGGGATTTTGTTGGAGAGAATTACTGGGCTGCATGCAGAAAATGGTTTCCTTCAGCGCGGGATCTGCGAATCTAATTCTTTGATATCTACTCTGAGACAGCACAATGATAAAGCAAAAAATGAACTGGAGATGTGTAGTGTTCTCAAAGGAAAATTACTACTTGACATCAACCACAGTTTTGGTCGTGTTGCAAAGAAGGAACAAGAAGCAACTGAACTGAGCTCAAGACTGGATTCTTTCGGGAAGAAAATTCTGCATTTGCAAGCACAAGAAGAAGCAATGTTGGCACGGTCAGATTTCATTTATAACGAGCTATCTGTGTTGACTAAAGAGATTGATGCTACCAACAGGAGTTCTTTGGCAGCTGAATCCAAAGAAAAGGAAGAGCTGCACAACCAACTGGATGAGGCTTTGTTTCTCAATGGAATGTTGAAGGACACAATGCTTGAGGTTCTGAGTCTGCCTGAAGTGAACAGTGCTATACCTGCAAAGGATATGAAAGGATGTAATGAATATGAGTTGTGCAGTTGGTTTGTAAACTGCCACCATGATTCGATCATGATCAATGCAATTGCAAGTGATATTGAATTTATTGTTTTGGCTTCAGAAGTGGAGCAAGAAAAAATACAACTGCAAACACAAAATCTTATGTTTACCGAAGTACTTGAAGGATTGAAGACAGAAGCAACTCTGTGGAAAGTTGACCAGGATTTGGGTAGTCTTGCAATTTATGCTTTACACGAGGAGAACAGTAATACAAGGATTGATTTGGAGAACCTAAAGCGGAACAAGGATGAAGTTATGGAAAGCCTACTTGCAACGCGTGAGGAAAATTCAAAACTTCGATATGTAGTTGATTCCTTGGAGTCCAACATCAAATCCTTGCAAACAGATCTAGATGGGAAAGCCAAAGCTCTGATGGAGTTGCAATGCTCCCATGCAGCCTTATGTAAAGAGCTTGAGTTGAAAGCTGAGGTCACTGAACTTGGAATTTCAAGAGAAAATGCTTTGAGGTCCGAGAATGATTTACTGAAACATGAAAAGCTGGATATTCTGTGCAAGGACCAGAGGATGTTTCATTTGGTTTCTAATATTGATATGGAGAAGTTATCATTCTCCTTCCAAGCATATTTGGATCAAATTAACACAGAAGTGCAAAAACACATTGATGAGCAATTGACCACAGTGATGAAGTTCTCCAATGACTTAAACTTGGTTCAATTGTCTGTTGAGGAGTTGAGCACCCATAATTCCTTTCTACAGTCTGAATTAGCAAGGAAAGATGAATTGGCAAAGGGCTTATCATTTGATCTTAGCCTATTACAGGAGTCAGCGTCGGTTGCAAAAGATCAAGCAGATCAACTTATTGAGTTGACTGAAGCAATCACCTCATTAGAACATGAGGTTGCTTCTAAATCACATGATCTTGATAATCTTGTTTCTGGAAGCCAACTACTAGAAGCTCAAGTCATGAAGAGTAATGAAAAGATTTTGGTGCTAGAGGAGCAGCTAGCAAGTACAGTTGGTGAACTAAATGCAGTTTCTATGGAAAACACTGAGTTGAGATCTCAGCTCAATCATATTGAACAGATCGGTTACTCTATGAAAGAGGAGTTAGCCCATAAAAGTAATGCCACTGAAAGAATGGAAGAAGAGTTGATTGAGCTGAGAAATTTACTTGATGAAAGGAACAGCTTCCTTCAAAATTTACAAAATAACTTCTCCAAGCTCTCGGATGAGAAGCAATACTGTGACTCTCAGGTGCTTCTCTTGAGAGAGAAGCTGGAGATGGCTCAGGCAGTGGCAGAAGAAAGTGAAGCAATTGCTACGGAGGCCCGACAG ATAGCAGATGAAAGGAAGACATATGCTGAAGAGAAGGATGAAGAAGTCAAGCTATTGGAGAGGTCAATTGAGGAGCTCGAGAGTACCATATTTGCTCTGGAGAACCAG GTGGGCAACATCAAGGATGAAGCGGAACGACAGAGAATACAGAGAGAAGAATTAGAAGTGGAGCTGCAGAGAGTCAGGCACCAAATGTCGTCTGTACCATCATCTGGGAAACTAAAGAGCTTTGGGGAAGATGGAATGGTTGATTCAACTGACTCATTCAG GCACCCAAGAGAGATACATACCGAGCTACTAAGTGCTCAGGAGAGTATCAAAATGCTTCAAAAGGAGGTTGCTGAAAAGGAATCAGAG ATTGCTCAATGCAAGTCACACATATCTGAGCTAAACTTACATGCTGAGGCAGCAGCACGTGAATATAAGCAGAAG TTCATAGAGCTAGAGGCTATGGCACATCAGGTTAATACTGACAACCCATCAACAAATGCTTGCTCCATGAGACCGGAGAAGATTAGCTTGAAACCTCGAGGTTCAGGCTCCCCATTTAAATGTATTGGATTGGGCTTTGTACAACAAGTGAATTCTGAGAAAGATGAAGAACTTACTGCTGCAAAGCAACGTATTGTGGAACTCGAGGGCATAGCAGCTAGTCGACAAAGGGAG ATATTCATGTTGAATGCGAAATTAGCTACAACAGAAAGTATGACACATGATGTGATTCGTGATATGTTGGGGGTTAAGATGAACATGACAACTTGGGCG ACACTAGTTGACAAACAGCAAAAGATGAGCACAAAAGAGTCAGTTGCTTATCAAACTGAAGAATCTAAAGAG TCCAATGAGCTGATGAAGTTGAAGCAGCAGCTTGATGAATTCATTGAAGAGAGACAGAG TTGGATTGATGAAATTAACCAAAGACAATCAGAACTTGGAGCTGCCCGTATTACTGTAGAGCAATTACGGCAAAAGGAACATTTTATGGTAGCTGAAGTTGACTTGCTGAAG GCTGAGAATGCAAACTACAAAACGATCATTTCTAATCTTGAAGATGAAGTAAAGAAGCTTACCAGACAACAGAATCTCCAGCTGCGAATTAATCACCATGTCAAAACTAAG GAAGAGAATATCCTTCTGAAAAAGCAGAATGAAGAACTAAGTGCAAAGCTGCAGCAGCTAGGGGCCATTGTTACCCGCACAAAAGAAAAGCTTGCCCGCTACATGGTCTCGGATGGAAAAGATCCACATCAGCAGATTGAAGAGGAAGAGCTTTTGAGGAAGAAACTAGAG GAAAGTGAACAAGATAGAAGCAAACTCGCAGAAAATCTATCGAGTTTGTGTACCAGTGTTCTGAAG GTAGCTGGAGTTAGAAACCATGAATCTGAAACGAGTCTTCTGAAAGCAATGGAAGCCCTAAATCAACTCCAGTGCTGCATTTCTTCCTTGGAGAGTGAGGTTGAAGATCTTCGAATAAAG TGCAAACTACTGCATGAAAAAGCTCGACTAAACAGTCTCCGGAGCGACTCGTCCTCTATGAGCTCGGGGGCGAACGAGAGCTCCAGATCGCCAAGCTTGTGCAGATCTCCGAGCATTTCGTCTTTCCGATGA